The following proteins are encoded in a genomic region of Sorangiineae bacterium MSr12523:
- a CDS encoding enoyl-CoA hydratase: MDEEILFDVRGDGIAWLTFNRPAARNAMTLGMYARVEELCKGAARHPSVRVLLMRGAGDKAFVAGTDISEFRHFTKEEDGIAYEANMSRVLDVLEDLPIPTIAVIQGACTGGGAAIAAACDLRIGDPSARFGFPIARTLGNTLSTRNLARLAALLGVAKTKELLFLARLMDADEMRAVGLLSEIVPAEGLHARAEAMAKTLLEHAPITLRTCKSELGRVLRAAAPPESEAHVVEAYTSDDFKEGVDSFLVKRTPHWRGR, translated from the coding sequence ATGGACGAGGAGATCCTTTTCGACGTGCGTGGCGATGGCATCGCATGGCTCACGTTCAATCGTCCCGCCGCGCGCAATGCGATGACCCTCGGCATGTATGCCCGCGTCGAAGAGCTCTGCAAGGGCGCGGCACGCCATCCGTCGGTCCGCGTTCTGCTCATGCGTGGCGCCGGGGACAAGGCGTTCGTCGCCGGAACCGATATTTCGGAGTTCCGCCATTTCACGAAGGAGGAAGATGGCATTGCCTACGAGGCGAACATGAGCCGTGTGCTCGACGTTCTCGAGGACTTGCCCATCCCCACCATCGCGGTCATCCAGGGTGCATGCACCGGCGGAGGCGCCGCGATTGCGGCCGCGTGCGATCTGCGTATCGGCGACCCTTCGGCACGATTCGGTTTTCCGATTGCGCGCACGCTCGGCAATACGCTTTCCACGCGCAACCTCGCGCGCCTGGCGGCGCTTTTGGGCGTGGCCAAGACGAAGGAATTGCTCTTTCTGGCGCGCCTCATGGACGCCGACGAGATGCGCGCCGTCGGTTTGCTCAGCGAGATCGTCCCGGCCGAGGGACTCCACGCGCGTGCGGAGGCGATGGCCAAGACGCTGCTCGAGCATGCGCCCATCACTTTGCGCACGTGCAAGAGCGAACTCGGACGCGTGCTGCGTGCGGCCGCACCGCCGGAAAGCGAAGCCCACGTCGTCGAGGCGTACACGAGCGACGACTTCAAAGAGGGCGTCGATTCGTTTCTCGTCAAACGCACACCACATTGGCGCGGTCGGTGA
- a CDS encoding methylmalonyl-CoA mutase family protein codes for MSASTSSPYKPQHHVRLVSAASLFDGHDAAINVMRRLMQASGAEVIHLGHNRSVAEIVHTAIQEDVQGIAITSYQGGHVEYFKYMIDLLRQAGAKIEVFGGGGGTILPTEIEELHAYGVSRIYSPDDGRAMGLQGMINDLLQRCDFAKRSPEFEPLLARLQQREPATIAALITIAENFPEAGDRLRAALATVPKPDKKIPVLGITGTGGAGKSSLVDELVRRFLADTPDKTVAVLSVDPSKRKSGGALLGDRIRMNSIDDSRVYMRSLATRQSNLALSKHVGESIEVCRAAGFDLVIVETSGIGQSDTEITEHADVSLYLMTAEYGAATQLEKIDMLDFADIIAINKFDKRGSLDALRDVKKQWRRNHNAFTIPDDDVPVYGTIASQFNDPGMNRLYRTIMSVLAKKTSAPLAPNGSLTEGMSEKRWIIPPERTRYLAEIVETCEAYDAFVRAQAAIARRMYQLHGAIETLRANIGKKSLEIVEPTGADDVVQVTQRTTEEPSYLGELEGLYRDLESRLAPECKKLLDEWPATKRRYAAAKYQFQVRNKVIELDLISETLSHLRIPKVALPKYEDWGDILTWLLREAPPGQFPFTAGVFPLKRENEDPARMFAGEGGPERTNRRFHYVSRGLPAKRLSTAFDSVTLYGEDPDPRPDIYGKVGNSGVSIANVDDAKKLYSGFDLANPATSVSMTINGPAPMLLGFFLNAAVDQGCEKWIKSQGKEAEIEKKIDALYAERGLPRPRYQGPLPEGNDGLGLMLLGVSGDEVLPREVYEKIRAATLSQVRGTVQADILKEDQAQNTCIFSTEFALRMMGDIQQYFIDNRVQNFYSVSISGYHIAEAGANPISQLAFTLANGFTFVEYYLSRGMHIDDFAPNLSFFFSNGMDPEYTVIGRVARRIWSRTIRDKYNGNERSQKLKYHIQTSGRSLHAQEIAFNDIRTTLQALLALMDNCNSLHTNAYDEAITTPTEESVRRALAIQLVITKEFGLAKNENPTQGSFIVEELTDLVEAAVLTEFRSISERGGVLGAMERMYQRSKIQEESLYYETLKHNGELPIVGVNTFLDPKGSPTVTPPEVIRATTDEKEYAIEARNAFWKRNEKAAPPALAAIERAALDGGNVFAALMEACKVCTLGQLSGSLYRVGGQYRRNM; via the coding sequence ATGTCCGCCTCGACGTCCTCTCCGTACAAGCCCCAACATCACGTCCGGCTGGTGAGTGCTGCATCGCTCTTCGATGGGCACGACGCGGCCATCAACGTGATGCGCCGACTGATGCAGGCCTCCGGGGCCGAGGTCATTCACCTCGGCCACAACCGGTCCGTCGCCGAGATTGTGCACACGGCCATTCAGGAGGACGTGCAGGGCATCGCCATCACGTCGTACCAGGGAGGCCACGTCGAGTACTTCAAGTACATGATCGATCTGCTGCGCCAGGCCGGGGCGAAGATCGAAGTGTTCGGCGGCGGCGGCGGGACCATCCTGCCCACGGAGATCGAGGAGCTGCACGCGTACGGCGTATCCCGGATTTATTCGCCGGACGATGGGCGGGCCATGGGCCTGCAGGGCATGATCAACGACCTTCTCCAGCGGTGTGACTTCGCCAAGCGCTCGCCCGAGTTCGAGCCGCTGCTCGCGCGCCTTCAACAGCGCGAGCCTGCAACGATTGCGGCGCTGATCACCATCGCGGAAAATTTCCCCGAGGCGGGGGACCGCCTGCGCGCGGCGCTGGCCACCGTTCCCAAGCCCGACAAAAAGATCCCCGTGCTGGGCATCACCGGCACGGGTGGCGCGGGCAAGTCGAGCCTCGTCGACGAGTTGGTGCGACGTTTCCTCGCGGACACGCCGGACAAGACGGTGGCCGTGCTCTCGGTGGATCCGTCGAAGCGCAAGTCGGGCGGTGCGCTTTTGGGCGACCGCATCCGCATGAACTCCATCGACGATTCGCGCGTGTACATGCGCTCCTTGGCCACGCGCCAGTCGAATTTGGCGCTCTCGAAGCACGTGGGCGAGTCCATCGAGGTGTGCCGCGCGGCGGGCTTCGACTTGGTCATCGTGGAAACGTCGGGCATCGGGCAGTCGGACACGGAAATCACCGAGCACGCCGACGTGTCACTCTATCTGATGACAGCGGAATACGGCGCGGCGACGCAACTTGAGAAGATCGACATGCTCGACTTCGCGGACATCATCGCCATCAACAAATTCGACAAGCGCGGCTCGCTCGATGCGCTGCGCGACGTGAAGAAGCAGTGGCGCCGCAACCACAACGCCTTCACCATTCCGGACGACGACGTTCCCGTTTACGGAACCATCGCCTCGCAATTCAACGATCCGGGCATGAACCGCCTTTATCGGACCATCATGTCCGTGCTGGCGAAAAAGACGAGCGCGCCGCTCGCGCCGAACGGCTCGCTCACCGAGGGCATGAGCGAAAAGCGCTGGATCATCCCGCCGGAGCGCACCCGCTACCTCGCCGAGATCGTGGAGACCTGCGAAGCGTACGACGCCTTCGTGCGCGCCCAGGCGGCCATCGCGCGAAGGATGTACCAGCTGCACGGCGCCATCGAGACGCTGCGCGCGAACATCGGCAAGAAGAGCCTCGAGATCGTGGAGCCCACCGGCGCCGACGACGTGGTGCAGGTCACGCAACGCACGACCGAGGAGCCGTCGTACCTCGGAGAGCTCGAGGGCCTCTACCGCGATTTGGAATCGCGCCTCGCACCGGAGTGCAAGAAGCTCCTCGACGAGTGGCCCGCCACCAAGCGGCGCTATGCGGCCGCGAAGTACCAATTCCAGGTGCGCAACAAGGTCATCGAGCTCGATCTCATTTCCGAGACGCTGTCGCATTTGCGCATTCCCAAGGTGGCCTTGCCCAAATACGAAGATTGGGGCGACATCCTCACGTGGCTTCTGCGCGAGGCCCCGCCCGGGCAATTCCCCTTCACCGCGGGCGTCTTTCCGCTGAAGCGCGAGAACGAAGACCCGGCGCGCATGTTCGCCGGCGAGGGTGGCCCCGAGCGCACCAACCGGCGCTTCCACTACGTCTCCCGCGGCCTGCCCGCAAAGCGGCTTTCGACGGCGTTCGACTCGGTCACGTTGTACGGCGAAGACCCCGATCCCCGGCCGGACATCTACGGCAAGGTCGGCAACTCGGGCGTGTCCATTGCCAACGTGGACGATGCGAAGAAGCTGTATTCCGGCTTCGATTTGGCCAATCCGGCGACCTCGGTGTCGATGACCATCAACGGGCCTGCGCCGATGCTGCTGGGCTTCTTCTTGAACGCGGCCGTCGACCAGGGTTGCGAGAAGTGGATCAAGAGCCAGGGCAAAGAGGCCGAGATCGAAAAGAAGATCGACGCACTTTACGCGGAACGCGGGCTGCCGCGTCCGCGCTACCAGGGTCCGCTCCCCGAGGGGAACGACGGGCTCGGGCTGATGCTGCTCGGCGTTTCGGGCGACGAGGTTTTGCCGCGTGAGGTCTACGAGAAGATCCGCGCGGCGACGTTGTCGCAGGTGCGCGGCACGGTGCAGGCCGACATTCTGAAAGAGGACCAGGCGCAGAATACCTGCATCTTCTCGACGGAATTCGCCCTGCGGATGATGGGGGACATTCAGCAGTACTTCATCGACAACCGGGTGCAGAATTTCTATTCGGTGTCGATTTCCGGCTACCACATCGCCGAGGCGGGCGCGAATCCCATATCGCAATTGGCCTTCACGTTGGCCAATGGGTTTACCTTCGTCGAATATTATCTATCGCGCGGAATGCACATCGACGATTTCGCGCCGAATCTGTCCTTCTTCTTCTCGAATGGGATGGATCCCGAGTACACCGTCATCGGGCGGGTGGCGCGGCGCATCTGGTCGCGGACCATTCGCGACAAGTACAATGGGAACGAGCGCTCGCAGAAGCTGAAGTACCACATTCAAACTTCGGGGCGGTCGTTGCACGCGCAAGAGATTGCGTTCAATGACATTCGGACGACGTTGCAGGCGCTGTTGGCGCTGATGGACAATTGCAATTCGCTGCATACGAATGCGTACGACGAAGCGATCACCACGCCGACCGAGGAGAGTGTGCGGCGGGCGCTGGCGATTCAGTTGGTCATCACGAAGGAGTTCGGGCTCGCGAAGAACGAGAATCCGACGCAGGGCTCGTTCATCGTCGAGGAGTTGACCGATCTGGTCGAGGCCGCAGTGCTGACGGAGTTTCGGTCGATTTCCGAGCGCGGCGGGGTGCTCGGGGCCATGGAGCGGATGTACCAGCGGTCCAAGATTCAAGAGGAGTCGCTGTATTACGAGACCCTGAAGCACAATGGGGAGCTGCCCATCGTCGGAGTGAATACGTTCCTGGATCCGAAGGGCTCGCCCACGGTGACGCCGCCGGAGGTCATCCGTGCGACCACCGACGAGAAAGAGTACGCCATCGAGGCCCGCAATGCCTTTTGGAAGCGCAACGAGAAGGCGGCGCCCCCGGCCTTGGCCGCCATCGAGCGGGCGGCGCTGGACGGTGGCAACGTCTTTGCAGCGCTGATGGAAGCCTGCAAGGTATGCACCTTGGGGCAGCTATCGGGATCACTGTACCGAGTCGGTGGCCAATACCGCAGAAACATGTGA
- a CDS encoding methylmalonyl-CoA mutase family protein, whose amino-acid sequence MPLSPAKPVTISDWRKLVEKELAGKPFDKVLVHQALEGLSVAPLYTERPDHRLPPPQGKLWGGGAFRICMRHPAGVDVATLVADVAQGADALWIAGGKIPDGALEREELKNTSFVLDENVLSTLAYHEAGADAADEIAIALSLAVRSLEADGTSKPIVQIAVGRDTFVELCKVRALRVCWQKLLAAAGVREMPLVHAVCSSRTLTVRDPWVNMLRVTTQVFSAVLGGADLVTPIAFDTAFGGVPSALGHRVARNTGLVLREESFLGKVADAAGGSYYFETVTDTLAREAWNRFRAIEREGGIAEAERSGRLAAKFEANWKAQLKAIATRKMPILGVSEFANLRERLPHPTPPPGDAGTHRDAAVFEELRARAEAAGHPPEALLLTLGSFAESRPRAGFAAGFFAAGGISSRESAQDEKAAIVCLCGTDDAYAAEAAERAKKLKAAGCARVLLAGRPGALEASLRDAGIDGFIYVGCDAVAILSALLDGAS is encoded by the coding sequence ATGCCGCTTTCACCTGCGAAGCCCGTGACCATCTCCGACTGGCGAAAACTCGTCGAAAAGGAGCTCGCCGGCAAGCCGTTCGACAAGGTGCTCGTGCACCAGGCCCTGGAAGGCCTTTCCGTTGCTCCGCTCTATACCGAGCGACCGGATCATCGGCTCCCACCCCCGCAAGGAAAACTGTGGGGTGGGGGAGCTTTTCGCATTTGCATGCGGCACCCCGCGGGCGTCGATGTTGCGACATTGGTCGCCGACGTGGCCCAAGGGGCCGATGCCCTGTGGATCGCAGGTGGGAAGATCCCCGACGGAGCGCTCGAGCGTGAAGAACTGAAGAATACGTCCTTCGTACTGGATGAAAACGTCCTCTCCACCTTGGCGTACCACGAGGCCGGCGCCGACGCGGCGGACGAGATAGCCATCGCGCTCTCACTCGCCGTACGGTCGCTCGAGGCCGATGGCACATCGAAGCCGATTGTGCAGATCGCCGTCGGACGCGACACCTTCGTCGAGCTTTGCAAAGTGCGCGCGCTGCGCGTGTGCTGGCAAAAGCTGCTCGCCGCGGCCGGTGTGCGCGAAATGCCGCTGGTCCATGCCGTGTGCTCGTCGCGCACGCTCACGGTGCGCGATCCCTGGGTGAACATGCTGCGCGTGACGACCCAGGTCTTCTCCGCCGTGCTCGGAGGGGCCGATCTCGTTACCCCGATAGCCTTCGATACGGCCTTCGGCGGTGTGCCCTCCGCATTGGGCCACCGCGTTGCGCGCAACACGGGGCTCGTGCTGCGCGAGGAGAGCTTTCTCGGCAAAGTCGCCGACGCGGCGGGCGGTTCGTATTACTTCGAGACGGTCACCGACACGCTCGCGCGCGAAGCGTGGAATCGGTTTCGCGCCATCGAGCGCGAGGGCGGCATCGCCGAGGCCGAGCGCAGCGGCCGGCTCGCGGCCAAGTTCGAGGCGAATTGGAAGGCGCAGCTCAAAGCGATCGCCACGCGCAAGATGCCCATTCTCGGCGTGTCCGAGTTTGCCAACTTGCGGGAGCGGCTCCCCCACCCCACTCCTCCCCCGGGAGACGCCGGAACACATCGGGACGCGGCGGTCTTCGAGGAGCTTCGCGCGCGGGCGGAGGCGGCGGGGCATCCGCCGGAGGCGCTGTTGCTGACGCTGGGTAGCTTCGCGGAGTCGCGTCCGCGCGCGGGCTTTGCGGCGGGGTTCTTCGCCGCCGGTGGCATTTCGTCCCGCGAAAGTGCGCAAGATGAGAAAGCGGCCATCGTCTGCCTCTGCGGCACCGACGACGCGTACGCGGCCGAAGCGGCGGAGCGCGCAAAGAAGCTCAAGGCCGCTGGATGCGCCCGCGTCCTTCTCGCCGGAAGACCCGGCGCCCTCGAAGCATCCCTCCGCGATGCGGGCATCGACGGCTTCATTTACGTCGGGTGCGATGCCGTCGCAATCCTCTCCGCTCTCCTGGACGGTGCATCATGA
- the scpA gene encoding methylmalonyl-CoA mutase, giving the protein MRSLPNFADIDFDAVKVPVAPPAAGDGWDTPEGIPHRRIYTEADLGGVAHLGTLPGFPPFLRGPYPTMYVQKPWTVRQYAGFSTAEESNAFYRRNLAAGQMGLSIAFDLATHRGYDSDHPRVSGDVGMAGVAIDSILDMRLLFDGIPLDKMSVSMTMNGAVLPILALYIVAAEEQGVAPAKLSGTIQNDILKEFMVRNTYIYPPAPSMKIIADIFAFTSQKMPKFNSISISGYHMQEAGATADLELGYTLADGIEYVRTGIAAGMDVDAFAPRLSFFFAVGMNFFMEVAKLRAARLLWAELMSRFSPKSPKSLALRTHCQTSGWSLTAQDVYNNVVRTVIEAMAATQGHTQSLHTNSLDEALALPTDFSARIARNTQLQLQLESGTCRPVDAWGGSYYVERLTHDLAERARAHIAEVEGLGGMVKAIEAGVPKLRIEEAAARAQARIDSGRQAIIGVNRYRPTTDEAVPVLKVDNAAVRRTQIERLEKLRRERDGAEVQRALDALLACAEGRGGNLLELAVNAARARATVGEISMSLEKAWGRHQAEIKAIAGVYAGEVGESSDAVSSVRTRTQAFLEREGRRPRILVAKMGQDGHDRGQKVIATAFADLGFDVDIGPLFQTPEETALAAVENDVHVIGASSLAAGHLTLVPALRAALAKLGRPDILVVVGGVVPPDDYPALRAAGAAEIFGPGTVIAEAAGALLDRLEQAHGEDAP; this is encoded by the coding sequence ATGAGGAGCCTTCCCAATTTCGCTGACATCGATTTCGACGCCGTAAAGGTCCCGGTCGCGCCGCCGGCAGCAGGCGACGGATGGGATACCCCCGAGGGTATTCCCCATCGGCGCATCTACACCGAGGCCGATCTCGGCGGCGTCGCCCACCTGGGTACCTTGCCCGGCTTCCCGCCGTTCCTGCGCGGCCCCTACCCCACGATGTACGTGCAGAAGCCCTGGACCGTGCGCCAGTATGCCGGCTTCTCCACCGCCGAAGAGTCCAACGCGTTCTACCGGCGCAACCTCGCCGCCGGCCAGATGGGCCTCTCCATCGCATTCGACCTGGCCACGCACCGCGGGTACGACAGCGATCATCCGCGCGTCTCCGGCGACGTCGGCATGGCCGGCGTGGCCATCGACTCCATTCTGGACATGCGCCTGCTCTTCGATGGCATCCCGCTCGACAAAATGAGCGTGTCGATGACCATGAACGGCGCGGTGTTGCCCATTCTCGCGCTCTACATCGTCGCCGCCGAGGAGCAGGGCGTGGCACCGGCCAAGCTATCCGGCACCATCCAGAACGACATCCTCAAAGAGTTCATGGTGCGGAATACGTACATCTATCCGCCCGCGCCCTCGATGAAGATCATCGCGGACATCTTCGCATTTACCTCGCAGAAGATGCCGAAGTTCAATTCGATATCCATTTCCGGCTACCACATGCAGGAGGCCGGGGCCACGGCCGATCTCGAGCTCGGGTACACGCTCGCCGATGGTATCGAATACGTGCGCACGGGCATCGCGGCCGGCATGGATGTCGACGCGTTCGCGCCGCGGCTGTCGTTCTTCTTCGCCGTCGGGATGAACTTCTTCATGGAGGTGGCCAAGCTGCGCGCCGCGCGTTTGCTCTGGGCCGAGCTCATGTCGCGCTTCTCGCCGAAGAGCCCCAAGAGCCTCGCCCTGCGCACCCACTGCCAGACCTCGGGTTGGTCGCTCACCGCGCAGGACGTCTACAACAACGTCGTCCGCACCGTCATCGAGGCCATGGCGGCCACGCAGGGGCACACGCAGAGCCTGCACACCAACTCGCTGGACGAGGCGTTGGCCCTGCCCACCGACTTTTCCGCGCGCATTGCTCGCAATACGCAGTTGCAATTGCAACTCGAGTCCGGAACGTGCCGGCCCGTCGATGCGTGGGGCGGCAGCTACTACGTCGAGCGCCTCACGCACGATCTGGCGGAGCGGGCGCGGGCCCACATTGCCGAGGTGGAAGGGCTCGGCGGCATGGTCAAGGCCATCGAGGCGGGCGTGCCCAAGCTGCGCATCGAGGAGGCGGCCGCCCGCGCGCAGGCGCGCATCGACTCGGGACGACAGGCCATCATCGGCGTCAATCGATATCGCCCCACCACGGACGAGGCCGTCCCGGTCCTCAAGGTGGACAACGCAGCGGTGCGGCGCACGCAGATCGAGCGGCTGGAGAAGCTGCGACGCGAGCGCGACGGCGCGGAAGTGCAACGCGCGCTCGATGCGCTGCTCGCATGCGCCGAGGGGCGTGGGGGCAATCTGCTCGAGCTCGCAGTGAACGCCGCGCGCGCACGCGCCACGGTGGGCGAGATTTCCATGTCGCTGGAGAAGGCGTGGGGCCGTCACCAGGCGGAGATCAAAGCCATTGCCGGGGTGTATGCTGGAGAGGTGGGAGAAAGCTCGGACGCCGTGAGCTCGGTGCGGACGCGCACGCAGGCCTTCCTCGAGCGCGAAGGCCGCAGGCCGCGCATCCTCGTGGCGAAGATGGGCCAGGACGGGCACGACCGCGGGCAGAAGGTCATCGCGACCGCGTTCGCCGATCTCGGCTTCGACGTGGACATTGGGCCTCTCTTTCAGACGCCCGAAGAGACGGCCCTCGCGGCCGTCGAGAACGACGTGCACGTCATCGGGGCAAGCTCGCTCGCGGCGGGCCATTTGACCTTGGTGCCGGCGTTGCGGGCGGCGCTGGCCAAGCTGGGAAGGCCGGACATCCTCGTCGTCGTGGGCGGTGTCGTTCCGCCGGACGACTACCCTGCGCTGCGCGCGGCCGGGGCCGCGGAGATTTTCGGCCCGGGCACGGTCATCGCCGAGGCCGCGGGCGCGTTGCTCGATCGGCTCGAGCAGGCGCACGGGGAAGACGCCCCGTGA
- the meaB gene encoding methylmalonyl Co-A mutase-associated GTPase MeaB encodes MTSRRRLSLDEYEQGVRARDRAVLARAITLVESRAASDVALAQELLTRLLPHVGGAVRVGITGVPGVGKSTLVDELGMRLLGRGKTIAVLAVDPSSSVSGGSILGDKTRMGRLSLERNAYIRPTPSGLSPGGIARRTRETMLLCEAAGFDVILVETVGVGQGEVAVSDMVDFFLVLMLPGSGDELQGIKKGILELADAIAVNKADGDNVARARMALGDLKAALRYVPRRRPTWKPEALSISGQTGDGLDALWGIVEEHRRILEASGELAALRADQQRAWMQSLILERLERTFLAHPEVKSRLPQLEADVRAGRTTPPLAVDALFAAYLQPMSAPARS; translated from the coding sequence GTGACGAGCCGGCGGCGCCTCTCCCTCGACGAGTACGAGCAGGGCGTCCGAGCGCGCGATCGCGCGGTGCTGGCCCGCGCCATCACCTTGGTGGAGAGCCGCGCAGCCTCCGACGTCGCCTTGGCGCAGGAGCTTCTCACGCGCCTCTTGCCGCATGTGGGCGGGGCCGTTCGCGTCGGCATCACCGGTGTGCCCGGCGTCGGAAAGAGCACCCTGGTGGACGAACTCGGGATGCGCCTGCTCGGCCGCGGAAAGACGATCGCGGTGCTCGCCGTCGATCCCTCGAGCAGCGTTTCCGGCGGATCCATCCTGGGCGACAAGACGCGCATGGGCCGCCTTTCGCTCGAGCGCAACGCGTACATTCGACCCACACCGAGCGGCCTCTCCCCCGGGGGCATCGCACGCCGCACGCGCGAGACGATGCTTCTGTGCGAGGCCGCGGGCTTCGACGTGATCCTCGTGGAGACGGTGGGCGTCGGCCAGGGCGAGGTCGCGGTGTCGGACATGGTGGACTTCTTCCTTGTGCTCATGCTGCCCGGCTCGGGCGACGAGCTTCAGGGCATCAAGAAGGGCATTTTGGAACTGGCCGATGCCATCGCCGTCAACAAAGCCGACGGCGACAACGTAGCCCGCGCGCGCATGGCATTGGGCGATCTCAAGGCAGCCCTCCGCTACGTGCCGCGCCGGCGGCCGACGTGGAAGCCCGAGGCATTGTCGATTTCCGGGCAAACCGGGGACGGCTTGGATGCACTCTGGGGCATCGTCGAAGAGCACCGGCGCATTTTGGAGGCCTCGGGAGAGCTTGCCGCCTTGCGTGCCGATCAACAGCGGGCATGGATGCAGTCGTTGATTCTCGAGCGCCTGGAGCGAACCTTCCTGGCGCACCCCGAGGTGAAAAGCCGGCTTCCGCAGCTCGAAGCCGACGTGCGCGCCGGCCGCACGACCCCGCCGCTCGCGGTCGACGCGCTGTTCGCGGCCTATTTGCAGCCGATGTCGGCCCCGGCAAGGTCGTAG
- a CDS encoding antibiotic biosynthesis monooxygenase: MNRTQSLVSLVALGVSLVATACTPASTSSSTSTSAAVSPPAAQAQAQAPLICQAKIARQWRGKTTNAKADEYAAYLSDAIKKFRTIKGNLGYQMMRETVGAETHFSVISYWESREAIKAYAGEDISRTRVAPRDPEFIIDPEMTVKNYDLAGADIGCK, from the coding sequence ATGAACCGCACGCAATCTCTCGTTTCGTTGGTTGCCTTGGGCGTATCACTCGTAGCGACGGCCTGTACGCCCGCATCGACGTCCTCGTCCACGTCGACCTCGGCCGCCGTTTCGCCGCCCGCTGCTCAAGCGCAGGCGCAGGCGCCGCTCATCTGTCAGGCCAAGATCGCGCGGCAATGGCGCGGAAAGACGACAAACGCCAAAGCCGATGAATATGCGGCGTACTTGAGTGACGCCATCAAGAAGTTTCGCACCATCAAAGGAAACCTCGGTTACCAAATGATGCGCGAAACCGTCGGCGCCGAAACGCACTTCTCGGTCATCAGCTATTGGGAATCGCGTGAGGCCATCAAAGCCTATGCCGGCGAGGACATCAGCCGCACGCGCGTCGCTCCGCGCGATCCGGAGTTCATCATCGACCCCGAGATGACCGTGAAGAACTACGACCTTGCCGGGGCCGACATCGGCTGCAAATAG